In one window of Armatimonadota bacterium DNA:
- a CDS encoding NHL repeat-containing protein, translating into MSRDRFDFLEIDGRPRRQVKAVAPVAAYAPRRAELRLRVEQFFGGFGHEPGELNCPGAVALDHLGSLYIADSYNHRIQRLSREGELFVLGSHGPRRGQFISPQGIAVDRTLAIYVAEQGAHRVQKFSASGRLLFCFGRKGKAPGQFDSPTGIAVDKFHNFYVADTANSRVQSFTAEGLYRFSIGASKIGAVSLRKPQGVAIDDAGCIYIADTLNHRIVKLDPSGRQAMAVGAHGSGPGEMMDPRDLAVDGDGRIWVVELGNNRLHVFDAAGAALVTFTGDAPEVGGLAAPTGIAAFNGSVYVADTLHHRVLKIAYA; encoded by the coding sequence ATGAGCAGAGATCGTTTCGACTTCCTGGAGATCGACGGCCGGCCGCGCCGGCAAGTGAAGGCGGTCGCGCCGGTCGCCGCCTACGCGCCGCGCCGGGCCGAGCTGCGACTGCGGGTCGAGCAGTTCTTCGGCGGCTTCGGCCACGAGCCGGGGGAACTCAACTGCCCGGGCGCCGTCGCGCTCGACCACCTCGGCTCGCTTTACATCGCCGACAGCTACAATCACCGCATCCAGCGGCTCAGCCGCGAGGGCGAGCTGTTTGTCCTCGGCAGCCACGGGCCGCGCCGCGGGCAGTTCATCAGCCCGCAGGGGATCGCCGTCGACCGCACGCTGGCGATCTACGTCGCCGAGCAGGGCGCCCACCGCGTGCAGAAGTTCAGCGCCAGCGGCAGGCTCCTGTTCTGCTTCGGCCGCAAGGGCAAGGCGCCGGGTCAGTTCGACTCGCCAACCGGCATCGCGGTGGACAAGTTCCACAATTTCTATGTCGCCGATACGGCCAACAGCCGCGTCCAGTCGTTCACCGCCGAGGGGCTGTACCGCTTCTCCATCGGGGCGTCGAAGATCGGCGCGGTATCTCTGCGCAAGCCGCAGGGGGTCGCGATTGACGACGCGGGATGCATCTACATCGCCGACACGCTCAACCACCGCATCGTCAAGCTCGACCCCTCGGGGCGCCAGGCGATGGCGGTCGGCGCGCACGGCTCCGGACCCGGCGAGATGATGGATCCCCGCGACCTGGCGGTGGACGGCGACGGGCGCATATGGGTCGTCGAGTTGGGCAACAACCGCCTGCATGTGTTCGATGCCGCGGGCGCAGCCCTGGTCACGTTCACCGGTGACGCCCCGGAGGTCGGAGGGCTCGCCGCGCCGACCGGCATCGCCGCGTTCAACGGCAGCGTGTACGTCGCCGACACGCTGCATCACCGCGTGCTCAAGATCGCCTACGCGTGA
- a CDS encoding DUF366 family protein, with the protein MQTHFAEREIPYTGAELRSGWLRGEFGLDGDAIAAFIGPCDVAPEHMVDLADRAAGATIFSRRMLHFIVEHADPDLHRATLRQRLLVAVALECINQHSSAAEVCRDGDDLFHRRRKLSVSVATTSPTSGLIHLGLNVIAEGAPVPAADLTELGVDPRSLAEHVMAAYAAEMASIDDARQKVRPVE; encoded by the coding sequence ATGCAGACGCACTTCGCCGAGCGCGAGATTCCGTACACCGGCGCCGAGCTGCGCAGCGGCTGGCTGCGCGGCGAGTTCGGCCTCGACGGCGACGCTATCGCCGCCTTCATCGGCCCGTGCGACGTCGCGCCCGAGCACATGGTTGACCTCGCCGACCGCGCCGCCGGCGCGACGATATTCAGCCGGCGCATGCTCCATTTCATTGTCGAACACGCCGACCCCGATCTGCACCGCGCGACGCTGCGGCAGCGGCTGCTGGTCGCCGTCGCGCTCGAATGCATCAACCAGCACTCGAGCGCGGCGGAGGTGTGCCGCGACGGCGACGACTTGTTCCACCGCCGGCGCAAGCTCTCGGTATCCGTCGCGACGACGTCTCCGACGTCGGGCCTCATCCACCTCGGGCTGAACGTCATCGCCGAGGGTGCGCCGGTGCCCGCTGCGGACCTGACCGAGCTGGGGGTTGACCCGCGGTCGTTGGCGGAGCACGTGATGGCCGCCTACGCCGCCGAGATGGCATCCATTGACGACGCGCGACAAAAGGTGCGCCCCGTCGAGTGA
- a CDS encoding biotin transporter BioY produces the protein MLARILARREAESRAGHLARCLILSALGAALTAIGSRIAIPLWPVPVTLQVFFVLLCGAALGRKWAAAAQAQYLAAGLCGLPVFAGGGAGPAALLGPTGGYLVGFVAAAYVTGWLTEVLASRRAGRCVATLAGAAVIWLCGWAWLAVWALAGSEAAPLRAAFAWGVAPFVALDAVKAVAAAGAGRLLGGVVGERT, from the coding sequence ATGTTGGCGCGAATCCTTGCACGACGTGAAGCCGAGAGCCGCGCCGGCCACCTGGCGCGCTGCCTGATACTGAGCGCGCTCGGCGCCGCCCTGACGGCGATCGGCTCGCGCATCGCGATACCGCTGTGGCCGGTGCCGGTGACGCTCCAGGTCTTCTTCGTCCTGCTGTGCGGCGCCGCGCTCGGGCGCAAGTGGGCCGCGGCGGCGCAGGCGCAGTACCTCGCCGCCGGCCTGTGCGGGCTCCCGGTATTCGCCGGCGGAGGCGCGGGCCCGGCGGCGCTGCTGGGACCGACCGGCGGGTACCTCGTGGGGTTCGTCGCCGCTGCGTACGTCACCGGGTGGTTGACGGAGGTCCTGGCGTCGCGACGAGCCGGGCGCTGCGTCGCCACCCTCGCGGGCGCCGCGGTGATATGGCTGTGCGGGTGGGCGTGGCTGGCCGTGTGGGCGCTCGCGGGCAGCGAGGCGGCTCCGCTCAGGGCCGCGTTCGCCTGGGGCGTCGCGCCGTTCGTCGCGCTCGACGCGGTGAAGGCGGTCGCGGCCGCCGGCGCCGGGCGGCTGCTGGGTGGAGTCGTAGGAGAGAGGACATGA
- a CDS encoding FAD-dependent oxidoreductase — translation MANDLTVDLAFLGGGVAAYTGAIRARQRGASVALVEHADLGGTCLNRGC, via the coding sequence ATGGCGAACGATCTGACAGTTGACCTCGCCTTCCTCGGGGGAGGAGTGGCCGCATATACCGGAGCGATCCGCGCCCGCCAGCGCGGGGCGTCGGTCGCGCTGGTGGAACACGCCGACCTCGGCGGCACGTGCCTCAACCGCGGGTGC